The Kutzneria kofuensis genome has a window encoding:
- a CDS encoding class I SAM-dependent methyltransferase has protein sequence MIARKALPAEFLDFNRKWGAPGRNMAVDGMNPQQRLADPDPKRFGPFGFQFPNEIRTFEYPFAASHVPPGPRRVLDVGAGLSGLQFVLDMQGADVTVVDPAAAISDDEAPTEANFWLVLRHADHAKLNELFGTSVTLVGEGVQHWDHPAESFDTVVCLSVLEHVDPVEAREMLDAITRLLKPGGQLLLTVDLFLDLKPFGVLEQNVWGRSHDVYGLLRGLPLRLDEGERGELLGFPEFDFDRVVKLLPELLVSKHYPVMSQSMVLTKVEPEVSFS, from the coding sequence ATGATCGCGCGCAAGGCACTGCCCGCCGAATTCCTGGACTTCAACCGGAAGTGGGGTGCGCCCGGCCGCAACATGGCCGTCGACGGCATGAACCCCCAGCAGCGCCTGGCGGACCCGGATCCGAAGCGCTTCGGCCCGTTCGGTTTCCAGTTCCCCAACGAGATCCGCACCTTCGAGTACCCGTTCGCCGCGAGCCACGTCCCGCCGGGCCCCCGCAGGGTCCTCGACGTCGGCGCCGGGCTCAGTGGCCTGCAGTTCGTGCTCGACATGCAGGGCGCCGACGTGACCGTGGTCGACCCGGCCGCGGCCATCTCCGACGACGAGGCACCGACCGAGGCCAACTTCTGGCTCGTGCTGCGGCACGCCGACCACGCGAAGCTGAACGAGTTGTTCGGCACCAGCGTGACCCTCGTCGGCGAGGGCGTGCAGCACTGGGACCACCCGGCGGAGAGCTTCGACACGGTGGTGTGCCTGTCTGTGCTGGAGCACGTCGACCCGGTGGAGGCGCGGGAGATGCTCGACGCGATCACCAGGCTGCTCAAGCCCGGCGGGCAGTTGCTGCTCACGGTGGACCTGTTCCTGGACCTGAAGCCGTTCGGGGTGCTGGAGCAGAACGTGTGGGGCCGCAGCCACGACGTGTACGGCCTGCTGCGGGGCCTGCCGCTGCGCCTGGACGAGGGTGAACGCGGCGAGCTGCTCGGCTTCCCGGAGTTCGACTTCGACCGCGTGGTGAAGCTGCTGCCGGAACTGCTGGTGAGCAAGCACTATCCCGTGATGAGCCAGTCGATGGTGCTGACGAAGGTCGAGCCGGAGGTCAGCTTCAGCTGA
- a CDS encoding arylcarboxylate reductase has protein sequence MAAPTTAGSTAIAAWLDTDLDAWTRRVVARTFDSELGSPYWLRRAGELSFDPRDVTRYEQLAEFGPFPLNDLRTLDPADLVPKAVARPLVGRVWDSGGTTGDPCRVFYTPPMLVHRAEWRRWSFVTEGFQPGRTWLQATPTGPHLIGNGWWEVSEFHRGRVYGIDMDPRWVKRMLRAGRMDAANEYVEHLLDQMCTVLLSQRVDYVNTTPALFQALVRRAPDLVARLSGARLSGTQINGRMLRTFLEALDGGTCGISYGNTFGNAASLPPEDDGAVLPYVPNYPQVTMAVVDKQDWRREVGHGEVGQVRLTVLHEDLFLPNVLERDQAVRYDPRGAWPSDGVANVRPLQVVRSAPEGIY, from the coding sequence ATGGCCGCGCCGACCACCGCGGGTTCGACCGCGATCGCCGCATGGCTCGACACCGATCTCGACGCGTGGACGCGTCGCGTGGTGGCCCGCACGTTCGACTCGGAGCTGGGCAGCCCGTACTGGCTGCGCCGGGCCGGGGAACTGTCCTTCGACCCGAGGGACGTCACGCGCTACGAGCAGCTCGCCGAGTTCGGTCCGTTCCCCCTGAACGACCTGCGCACGCTGGACCCGGCCGATCTGGTCCCGAAGGCCGTGGCGAGGCCCCTGGTCGGCCGGGTGTGGGACTCCGGTGGCACCACCGGTGACCCGTGCCGCGTGTTCTACACACCGCCGATGCTGGTGCACCGCGCCGAATGGCGCCGCTGGTCCTTCGTCACCGAAGGGTTTCAGCCCGGGCGCACCTGGCTGCAGGCCACGCCCACCGGCCCGCACCTGATCGGCAACGGCTGGTGGGAGGTCTCGGAATTCCACCGGGGCCGGGTGTACGGGATCGACATGGACCCGAGGTGGGTCAAGAGGATGCTGCGCGCGGGCCGGATGGACGCGGCGAACGAGTATGTCGAGCACCTGCTGGACCAGATGTGCACGGTGCTGCTCAGCCAGCGGGTCGACTACGTGAACACGACGCCGGCGCTGTTCCAGGCCCTGGTGCGGCGAGCTCCTGACCTGGTCGCCCGCCTGAGCGGGGCGCGGCTGAGCGGCACTCAGATCAACGGGCGGATGCTGCGCACGTTCCTGGAGGCCCTCGACGGGGGCACGTGCGGCATCAGCTACGGCAACACGTTCGGCAACGCGGCGAGCCTGCCCCCCGAGGACGACGGCGCCGTCCTGCCGTATGTGCCCAACTATCCCCAGGTGACGATGGCCGTCGTGGACAAGCAGGACTGGCGCCGCGAGGTGGGACACGGCGAGGTCGGCCAGGTCCGCCTGACGGTCCTGCACGAGGACCTCTTCCTGCCCAACGTCCTGGAACGCGACCAGGCGGTCCGCTACGACCCGCGCGGCGCCTGGCCCAGCGACGGCGTGGCCAACGTCCGCCCGCTCCAGGTGGTCCGCTCCGCTCCGGAGGGCATCTACTGA
- a CDS encoding ACP S-malonyltransferase produces MALAYILGGGLNDQPGSGRELYEQYARVRDTFRDVAEWTGLSVARVLDENTDDDEFRQGVGAIRQAAVVIATHDLLADHGIHPAVVAGLSLGGLIGATLAGALDRADLFTLLMRAREAPTLPEGAPEQGVALLSIPIEEDVSRFWRMADRHVYPAADLGPVGAGRERVIILGGLRDALAELTATLPPQWVQRSPQHAVAFHTPLQQHVHDHLAPVVDAIAFRDPAVPVCSCFEPAVLTDAESIRAMFHRNSVDPVSVVHMRHGLEELDTELGIVLGPSQFDRYLTSPFPVVHVETPEHLAEAIATIHDLGVELPDAPAEVVR; encoded by the coding sequence GTGGCCCTGGCGTACATCCTGGGTGGTGGCCTCAACGACCAACCGGGATCCGGACGGGAACTGTACGAGCAGTACGCCCGCGTCCGCGACACCTTCCGCGACGTGGCGGAGTGGACCGGCCTGTCCGTGGCGCGCGTGCTCGACGAGAATACCGACGACGACGAGTTCCGCCAGGGTGTCGGCGCGATCCGCCAGGCCGCCGTCGTCATCGCCACCCACGACCTGCTGGCCGACCACGGCATCCACCCCGCCGTCGTCGCGGGGCTCAGCCTCGGTGGCCTGATCGGCGCCACCCTCGCCGGCGCGCTCGACCGGGCCGACCTGTTCACCCTGCTGATGCGTGCCCGCGAGGCCCCCACCCTGCCCGAGGGCGCCCCCGAGCAGGGCGTGGCCCTGCTCAGCATCCCGATCGAGGAAGACGTCAGCCGCTTCTGGCGGATGGCCGATCGCCACGTCTACCCGGCCGCCGACCTCGGTCCCGTCGGCGCGGGCCGGGAACGCGTGATCATCCTCGGCGGGCTGCGCGACGCCCTCGCCGAGCTGACCGCCACCCTGCCGCCGCAATGGGTGCAGCGCTCGCCGCAGCACGCCGTCGCCTTCCACACGCCGCTGCAGCAGCACGTCCACGACCACCTCGCTCCGGTCGTCGACGCCATCGCCTTCCGCGATCCGGCCGTGCCGGTGTGCTCGTGCTTCGAACCAGCTGTGCTCACCGACGCCGAGTCGATCCGTGCGATGTTCCACCGCAACTCGGTCGACCCGGTCAGCGTCGTCCACATGCGACACGGCCTGGAGGAACTGGACACCGAGCTCGGCATCGTGCTCGGCCCGTCCCAGTTCGACCGCTACCTGACCTCCCCGTTCCCGGTGGTACACGTGGAAACCCCTGAACACCTCGCCGAGGCCATCGCGACCATCCACGATCTGGGTGTCGAACTGCCCGACGCGCCGGCGGAGGTGGTCCGCTGA
- a CDS encoding TIGR03619 family F420-dependent LLM class oxidoreductase, producing the protein MRFGLALPQYGDFADGASVAEVARQAERLGAASLWASDRLLVATHPRNRYPRFGGESDIPAAYRVFLDPLAVLAAAAAVTSTPRLGTDVLVAPWYPPALLARTLATVDRISAGRLVVGLGTGWSADEYEAVGVSLAERGSRLDEALDVLDHLWTGDPVAHRGAHWTVPESHPGVRPVGHPPVLLSAFAGRALRRVVERADGWLPADLPTWLLGHLWTGLREQAEAAGRDPGTLRFVVRICPTGDANSPVGGSVGEVADYLLAAAELGAHECVADLQQVCRTPAELIEFAGHLIDKLA; encoded by the coding sequence ATGCGATTCGGACTGGCCCTGCCCCAGTACGGCGACTTCGCCGACGGCGCCTCCGTCGCCGAGGTCGCTCGGCAGGCCGAGCGCCTCGGCGCCGCGAGCCTGTGGGCGAGCGACCGTCTCCTGGTCGCCACCCACCCCCGCAACCGCTATCCGCGCTTCGGCGGTGAGAGCGACATCCCCGCCGCCTACCGGGTCTTTCTCGACCCGCTGGCCGTGCTCGCGGCGGCCGCCGCCGTCACCTCCACCCCTCGCCTGGGCACGGACGTCCTGGTGGCCCCGTGGTACCCACCGGCCCTGCTGGCCCGCACCCTCGCCACCGTCGACCGCATCTCCGCGGGCCGTCTCGTCGTCGGCCTCGGCACCGGCTGGTCCGCCGACGAGTACGAGGCCGTCGGCGTCTCCCTCGCCGAACGCGGCTCCCGCCTCGACGAGGCCCTCGACGTCCTGGACCACCTGTGGACCGGGGACCCGGTCGCCCACCGCGGCGCCCACTGGACCGTCCCGGAGTCCCACCCCGGCGTGCGGCCGGTCGGCCACCCGCCGGTCCTGCTGTCCGCGTTCGCCGGCCGCGCCTTGCGCCGGGTCGTCGAACGCGCCGACGGCTGGCTCCCGGCCGACCTGCCCACCTGGCTGCTCGGCCACCTGTGGACCGGACTGCGCGAGCAGGCCGAGGCCGCCGGCCGCGACCCGGGCACCCTGCGGTTCGTCGTTCGGATCTGCCCCACCGGCGACGCGAACAGCCCGGTCGGCGGCAGCGTCGGCGAGGTCGCCGACTACCTTCTCGCGGCCGCCGAACTCGGCGCCCACGAGTGCGTGGCCGACCTCCAGCAGGTCTGCCGCACCCCGGCCGAACTGATCGAGTTCGCCGGGCACCTCATCGACAAGCTGGCCTGA
- a CDS encoding ester cyclase, protein MSDAVKLWDAVWNAVEADRLDDLDDLFADDVTFRTSSAEGVGRDYAKGVLTRHRQSYPDLNREVVEMVEAGDGRSLVVELFFNGTHKGALRHPNGDTIEPTDRSLRWRAFDKITVSDGRITSWCAMFDRLALLQQLS, encoded by the coding sequence ATGAGTGACGCTGTGAAGTTGTGGGACGCGGTGTGGAATGCGGTCGAAGCCGATCGCCTCGATGACCTCGACGACCTTTTCGCTGACGACGTCACCTTCCGCACCTCGAGCGCCGAGGGCGTCGGCCGCGACTACGCCAAGGGCGTGCTCACCCGCCACCGCCAGTCGTACCCGGATCTCAACCGAGAGGTGGTGGAGATGGTGGAGGCCGGGGACGGGCGGTCTCTGGTCGTCGAGCTGTTCTTCAACGGCACCCACAAGGGCGCCCTGCGCCACCCCAACGGCGACACCATCGAGCCGACCGACCGGTCCCTGCGCTGGCGCGCGTTCGACAAGATCACCGTCTCCGACGGCCGCATCACCAGCTGGTGCGCCATGTTCGATCGGCTGGCCCTGCTCCAGCAGCTGTCCTGA
- a CDS encoding methyltransferase yields the protein MTRADVAVSGSEALPIMELAMAFYGSRALMSALELDVFSALADGPLPRAELAGRAGIHPRVAADFLDALVALKLLERDDAGYHNSELADRFLVRGRASYAGGFAEMGNASLFPLWGKLTDLLRTGEPQIPPGGNFFEGLYRRPEAARKFMDAMDAFNEEIATVLGSLVDWSDFATLVDVGGARGDLATRLVLAHPGLTATTFDLPPVRELFDERVAEAGVADRVRFEGGNFVEDELPSADVYVFGHILHGRDLDQRRNLVARAFAGLRPGGVLFVYDRMIDDDRREKTLSLLGSVGMALVSPVGSEYTSADCRSWLTDAGFEVVATKPLAATDTVVAARKPA from the coding sequence GTGACCCGTGCCGATGTGGCGGTTTCCGGTTCCGAAGCACTGCCGATCATGGAACTGGCCATGGCGTTCTACGGCTCCCGTGCCCTGATGAGCGCGCTGGAACTGGACGTGTTCTCCGCGCTCGCCGACGGCCCGCTGCCGCGCGCCGAGCTGGCCGGGCGGGCGGGCATCCACCCGAGGGTGGCCGCGGACTTCCTGGACGCGCTGGTGGCGCTGAAGCTGCTGGAGCGCGACGACGCGGGCTACCACAACAGCGAGCTGGCCGACCGGTTCCTGGTTCGCGGCCGCGCGAGCTACGCGGGTGGATTCGCCGAGATGGGCAACGCTTCGCTGTTCCCGTTGTGGGGCAAGCTGACCGACCTGCTGCGCACCGGCGAGCCGCAGATCCCGCCGGGCGGGAACTTCTTCGAGGGCCTCTACCGCAGGCCGGAGGCCGCGCGGAAGTTCATGGACGCGATGGACGCGTTCAACGAGGAGATCGCGACCGTGCTGGGGTCGCTCGTGGACTGGTCGGACTTCGCCACCTTGGTGGACGTCGGCGGCGCGCGCGGTGACCTGGCGACGCGGCTGGTGCTGGCCCACCCGGGGCTGACTGCGACCACGTTCGACCTGCCGCCGGTGCGGGAGCTGTTCGACGAGCGGGTCGCCGAGGCCGGGGTGGCTGATCGGGTGCGGTTCGAGGGCGGCAACTTCGTCGAGGACGAGCTGCCTTCGGCGGACGTCTACGTGTTCGGGCACATCCTGCACGGCCGCGACCTCGACCAGCGGCGGAACCTGGTGGCGCGGGCTTTCGCCGGCCTGCGGCCGGGTGGCGTGCTGTTCGTCTACGACCGGATGATCGACGACGACCGGCGCGAGAAGACGCTGAGCCTGCTGGGCAGCGTCGGTATGGCGCTGGTGTCACCGGTCGGCAGCGAGTACACCTCGGCGGACTGCCGTTCGTGGTTGACCGACGCCGGGTTCGAGGTGGTGGCGACCAAGCCGCTGGCGGCCACGGACACCGTCGTCGCCGCGCGCAAACCGGCCTGA
- a CDS encoding class I SAM-dependent methyltransferase, which translates to MSVDEEPAAVDRAVLAGQEVYSERVLKIYDPLVLGLTNRFVWRCPRSAMRALYQANTGARHLELGVGTGYFLARTRFPVPSPEVVLLDLNSDALDFASARLARLRPRRVHANVLAPLPVPERGFDSVAMNMLLHCLPGDGIGDKAVVLANAAKALAPGGRVFGSTVLAVGVPLSSPARSMLRNHNERGILNNAKDSLADLEAAVREHFADPIVRLRGNMALFTGTAR; encoded by the coding sequence GTGTCCGTCGATGAAGAACCGGCCGCCGTGGACCGGGCGGTGCTGGCCGGACAGGAGGTCTACTCCGAGCGGGTGCTCAAGATCTACGACCCGCTCGTGCTGGGACTGACCAACCGGTTCGTGTGGCGCTGCCCGCGGTCGGCGATGCGGGCGCTGTACCAGGCCAACACCGGGGCCCGGCATCTGGAGCTCGGCGTGGGCACCGGGTATTTCCTGGCCCGCACCCGTTTCCCGGTGCCGTCCCCGGAGGTGGTGTTGTTGGACTTGAACTCCGACGCCCTGGACTTCGCGTCCGCGCGGCTGGCGCGGCTGCGGCCGAGGAGGGTGCACGCCAACGTGCTGGCTCCCCTGCCGGTGCCCGAGCGCGGGTTCGACTCGGTGGCGATGAACATGCTGCTGCACTGCCTGCCCGGGGACGGGATCGGCGACAAGGCCGTGGTGCTGGCGAACGCCGCGAAGGCGCTGGCGCCGGGCGGCCGGGTGTTCGGGTCGACGGTGCTGGCGGTCGGCGTGCCGCTGTCGTCCCCGGCCCGGTCGATGCTGCGCAACCACAACGAACGCGGCATCCTCAACAACGCCAAGGACTCGCTGGCCGACCTGGAGGCCGCGGTGCGCGAGCACTTCGCAGACCCGATCGTCCGGTTGCGCGGCAACATGGCCCTGTTCACGGGGACGGCGAGGTGA
- a CDS encoding cytochrome P450: MPTTGSDATAPAVDQPGGAPAFPFPHRGTPEPEPEFAVLRGTEPVARVTLPFGGEGWLVTRYEHVKTVLSDPRFSRAATTWPGVARFEPVPPPPVGVFVSDPPEHSRLRSLIAQAFTKRRAETLRPRVRELAEGLVDDLIRDGGPVDLVSRFALPFSVTVISELLGIPPEQRQRFQAWCDALLSTTALTDAEVHAARRELSLFLREQVADRRARPADDLLGALVRARDDAVSLSEDELVIFTGGLLTAGYETTASQLANFVYLLLRDGDAWSRLVAEPARVPVAVEELLRYVPSLVIGGFTRVAVQDVPLGDVMVRAAETVVPVLGSANHDEDVFDRPDVLDLERSPNPHIAFGHGAHRCVGAQLARVELQEALAVLVTRLPGLRLATTAEQVPWKRGIIIRGVAGLPVTW; encoded by the coding sequence GTGCCGACCACTGGATCCGACGCCACGGCACCGGCTGTGGACCAGCCGGGCGGAGCGCCCGCGTTCCCGTTCCCGCACCGAGGCACGCCCGAGCCCGAGCCGGAGTTCGCCGTGTTGCGGGGCACCGAACCGGTCGCCCGGGTGACCCTGCCGTTCGGCGGGGAAGGCTGGCTGGTCACCCGCTACGAGCATGTGAAGACGGTGCTGTCCGATCCGCGGTTCAGCCGGGCCGCGACCACCTGGCCGGGCGTGGCGCGGTTCGAGCCGGTGCCGCCCCCGCCGGTCGGGGTGTTCGTGTCCGACCCGCCTGAGCACTCGCGGCTGCGGTCGCTGATCGCGCAGGCGTTCACCAAGCGCCGCGCCGAGACGCTGCGACCGCGGGTGCGTGAGCTGGCCGAGGGTCTGGTGGACGACCTGATCCGCGACGGCGGGCCGGTGGACCTGGTGTCGCGGTTCGCGCTGCCGTTCTCGGTGACGGTGATCAGCGAGCTGCTGGGGATCCCGCCGGAGCAACGGCAGCGGTTCCAGGCCTGGTGCGACGCGCTACTGTCCACGACCGCGCTGACCGACGCAGAGGTGCACGCCGCGCGCCGGGAGTTGTCACTGTTCCTGCGCGAACAGGTGGCGGACCGCCGCGCCCGGCCGGCCGACGACCTGCTGGGCGCGCTGGTGCGGGCCCGCGACGACGCGGTCTCCCTGAGCGAGGACGAGCTCGTGATCTTCACCGGTGGCCTGCTCACCGCCGGCTACGAGACGACAGCGAGCCAGCTGGCGAACTTCGTGTACCTGCTGCTGCGTGACGGCGACGCCTGGAGCCGGCTGGTGGCCGAGCCGGCGCGGGTTCCGGTGGCCGTCGAGGAGCTGCTGCGCTACGTGCCGTCGCTGGTCATCGGCGGGTTCACCCGGGTCGCGGTGCAGGACGTGCCATTGGGCGACGTGATGGTGCGCGCCGCTGAGACGGTGGTGCCGGTACTCGGATCAGCCAACCACGACGAGGACGTGTTCGACCGACCGGATGTGCTGGACCTGGAGCGTTCCCCCAACCCGCACATCGCCTTCGGGCACGGCGCGCACCGCTGCGTGGGCGCGCAACTGGCCCGCGTGGAGCTGCAGGAGGCGCTGGCGGTGCTGGTGACGCGGTTGCCGGGCCTGCGCCTGGCGACTACGGCCGAGCAGGTGCCGTGGAAGCGAGGGATCATCATCCGCGGGGTCGCGGGGCTGCCCGTCACCTGGTGA
- a CDS encoding NAD-dependent epimerase/dehydratase family protein codes for MEVIGGGFLAGHLRGTIGGRHPHVTAVAAGVSSTSVTDAAQFDREAALVYDVLRHCRDQGRVVVFFSTASGALYGASDCPATEDGPVFPTATYGRHKLALERAVQLSGARHLVLRLSHLAGTGQRAHQLLPGLIRQVCSGALTVQRGATRDVLDVRHAVAALDGLLDAGVENEVVNVASGRPEPVTSIVDGVEERLGATASRYVVDNPNPPLNAVSVAKLLRLLPAAARFGFGPHYLPALLDRYVRALARGCLTGDAGLWSPAPASPASRVTR; via the coding sequence ATGGAGGTGATCGGCGGCGGTTTCCTCGCCGGGCACCTGCGCGGCACCATCGGCGGCCGGCACCCGCACGTCACCGCTGTCGCCGCGGGCGTCTCCAGCACGTCGGTCACCGACGCCGCCCAGTTCGACCGCGAGGCCGCCCTCGTCTACGACGTGCTGCGGCACTGCCGCGACCAGGGCCGGGTCGTGGTGTTCTTCTCCACCGCGTCCGGCGCGCTGTACGGCGCCTCGGACTGTCCGGCGACCGAGGACGGTCCGGTGTTCCCCACCGCCACCTACGGCAGGCACAAGCTGGCCCTGGAGCGGGCCGTCCAGCTCTCCGGCGCCCGGCACCTGGTGCTGCGCCTGAGCCATCTCGCGGGCACCGGCCAACGCGCACACCAGTTGCTGCCCGGCCTGATCCGGCAGGTGTGTTCGGGCGCGCTCACCGTGCAGCGCGGCGCCACCCGCGACGTGCTGGACGTTCGGCACGCGGTGGCCGCGCTGGACGGACTGCTCGACGCGGGTGTGGAGAACGAGGTGGTGAACGTGGCGTCGGGCCGACCCGAACCGGTGACCAGCATCGTCGACGGCGTCGAGGAACGCCTCGGCGCCACCGCCAGCCGGTACGTGGTGGACAACCCGAACCCGCCGCTGAACGCGGTATCGGTCGCGAAGCTGCTGCGGCTGCTGCCGGCGGCGGCTCGCTTCGGCTTCGGCCCGCACTACCTGCCCGCCCTGCTGGACCGCTACGTCCGCGCTCTCGCCCGAGGTTGCCTGACCGGCGACGCGGGGCTTTGGAGTCCGGCCCCCGCGTCGCCGGCGTCCCGGGTCACCAGGTGA
- a CDS encoding Gfo/Idh/MocA family protein, translating to MTGAAVRVGVLGCSAIAWRRTLPALRACPDTEVVAVASRDGAKAERFAAEFGTDATDYAGLLARPDVDAVYLPLPPALHERWGVAALTAGKHLLVEKPLAADPAAARALVSVADDAGLVLRENFMFLHHPQHARVRDLMIGGRIGGPRALRAAFGIPPLPDADIRYDPTLGGGALLDVGVYPLRLAQHLLGDDLRVTGAVLHQDARGVDVGGAALLVSATGVPVSVEFGFRHAYGSRYELWGSTGRLLLDRAFTPPPGWQPVLRVEEQDHAEEHTLPAADQFRLSVAAFAAAVRAGHRAGHGPERAWCAAAVTTVELAAAVRAAAVTIPAGAVGALVPAGGQGAADPAELSAWR from the coding sequence GTGACCGGCGCGGCGGTGCGGGTGGGCGTTCTGGGCTGCTCCGCGATCGCCTGGCGGCGCACCCTTCCCGCGCTGCGCGCCTGCCCGGACACCGAGGTCGTCGCCGTGGCCAGCCGCGACGGCGCCAAGGCGGAGCGGTTCGCCGCCGAATTCGGCACCGACGCCACCGACTACGCCGGGCTGCTCGCCCGGCCGGACGTGGACGCCGTCTATCTGCCCCTTCCACCCGCCCTGCACGAACGGTGGGGCGTCGCCGCCCTGACCGCGGGCAAACACCTGCTCGTGGAGAAACCCCTCGCCGCCGACCCGGCGGCGGCCCGCGCCCTGGTAAGTGTGGCCGACGACGCGGGCTTGGTGCTGCGGGAGAACTTCATGTTCCTGCACCACCCGCAGCACGCCCGGGTGCGCGACCTGATGATCGGCGGCCGGATCGGCGGGCCGCGGGCCCTGCGAGCCGCGTTCGGCATCCCGCCACTGCCGGACGCTGACATCCGCTACGACCCGACGCTGGGCGGCGGCGCGTTGCTCGACGTCGGCGTCTACCCGCTGCGCCTGGCGCAGCACCTGCTCGGCGACGACCTGCGCGTCACCGGCGCCGTGCTGCACCAGGACGCGCGCGGCGTCGACGTCGGCGGCGCCGCCCTGCTCGTGTCGGCCACCGGCGTGCCCGTCTCCGTGGAGTTCGGGTTCCGTCACGCCTACGGCTCTCGCTACGAGCTGTGGGGCAGCACCGGCCGTCTGCTGCTGGACCGCGCGTTCACCCCGCCCCCGGGGTGGCAGCCGGTCCTGCGAGTGGAGGAGCAGGATCACGCCGAAGAGCACACCCTACCCGCTGCCGACCAGTTCCGTCTGTCGGTGGCCGCGTTCGCCGCGGCCGTGCGGGCCGGGCACCGCGCCGGACACGGTCCGGAGCGGGCCTGGTGCGCGGCCGCGGTCACCACGGTCGAGCTGGCCGCCGCCGTGCGCGCCGCCGCGGTGACCATCCCGGCTGGGGCGGTCGGCGCCCTCGTTCCGGCCGGGGGCCAAGGCGCCGCGGATCCGGCGGAGCTGAGCGCATGGAGGTGA
- a CDS encoding NDP-hexose 2,3-dehydratase family protein: MSGVTLLRHLDAGLPARVAESQQAVDGVATSNAEFHEWFTERQAQQRQDVRRVDLDALAGWSFDPRTGDLRHHTGKFFSVEGVRVHSDFGPVTAWSQPMINQPEIGILGIALREIGGVLHCLMQAKSEPGNVNGVQLSPTVQATRSNYTRVHRGAAVPYLEHFREPDPRRVFADVLQSEQGAWFYRKRNRNMVVELEDRVDAGPDFRWLTLGQLQALLRVDNLVNMDARTVLSCMPFGTADDARGALHTQPEILSWITRQQAEHEITIERIPLDDVEDWSRTPRAISHRAGRYFSVIGVDVSSNSREVAAWSQPLLAPHGIGVVAFLVRRFDGVLHALVQARVEPGFVDVVELAPTVQCTPENYEHLGSAGAPPFLDVVLGASPDRLLFDVELSEEGGRFFHARSRYVVIDVGDEIPVSTRPDYRWMTLPQLTGLLQHSHYVNVQARTLVSALRGLS; the protein is encoded by the coding sequence ATGTCCGGCGTGACACTGCTGCGCCACCTCGACGCGGGCCTGCCCGCCCGCGTCGCCGAGTCGCAGCAGGCCGTGGACGGCGTGGCGACCAGCAATGCCGAGTTCCACGAATGGTTCACCGAGCGGCAGGCGCAGCAGCGCCAGGACGTCCGGCGCGTCGACCTCGACGCGCTGGCCGGCTGGTCGTTCGACCCGCGCACCGGCGACTTGCGTCACCACACGGGGAAATTCTTCTCCGTCGAGGGCGTGCGGGTGCACAGCGACTTCGGCCCGGTCACCGCGTGGTCCCAGCCGATGATCAACCAGCCCGAGATCGGCATCCTCGGCATAGCCCTGCGCGAAATCGGAGGCGTGCTGCACTGCCTGATGCAGGCCAAGTCCGAACCGGGCAACGTCAACGGCGTCCAGCTCTCGCCGACGGTGCAGGCCACCCGCAGCAACTACACGCGCGTGCACCGCGGCGCGGCGGTGCCCTACCTGGAGCACTTCCGCGAGCCCGACCCGCGCCGGGTGTTCGCCGACGTCCTCCAGTCCGAGCAGGGCGCCTGGTTCTACCGCAAGCGCAACCGCAACATGGTCGTGGAGCTCGAGGACCGCGTCGACGCGGGGCCCGACTTCCGCTGGCTCACCCTGGGCCAGCTTCAGGCCCTGCTGCGGGTGGACAACCTGGTCAACATGGACGCCCGCACCGTGCTGTCCTGCATGCCCTTCGGCACCGCCGACGACGCGCGCGGCGCCCTGCACACCCAGCCGGAGATCCTGTCCTGGATCACCCGGCAGCAGGCGGAGCACGAGATCACCATCGAGCGGATCCCGCTGGACGACGTGGAGGATTGGTCACGCACCCCGCGTGCGATCTCCCACCGGGCCGGGCGCTACTTCAGCGTCATCGGCGTTGACGTGTCCAGCAACAGCCGCGAGGTCGCCGCCTGGAGCCAGCCGCTGCTGGCACCGCACGGCATCGGCGTCGTCGCGTTCCTGGTGCGCCGCTTCGACGGCGTCCTGCACGCCCTGGTGCAGGCCCGCGTCGAACCCGGCTTCGTCGACGTCGTCGAGCTTGCCCCGACGGTCCAGTGCACCCCCGAGAACTACGAGCACCTCGGCTCGGCCGGCGCACCGCCGTTCCTGGACGTCGTGCTGGGCGCCAGCCCGGACCGGCTGCTGTTCGACGTGGAGCTGTCCGAGGAGGGCGGGCGCTTCTTCCACGCCCGCAGCCGCTACGTGGTGATCGACGTAGGGGACGAGATCCCCGTCTCGACCCGGCCGGACTACCGATGGATGACGCTGCCGCAGCTGACCGGCCTGCTGCAGCACAGCCACTACGTCAACGTGCAGGCCCGCACCCTGGTCTCCGCCCTACGGGGCCTGTCGTGA